From Ovis aries strain OAR_USU_Benz2616 breed Rambouillet chromosome 21, ARS-UI_Ramb_v3.0, whole genome shotgun sequence, a single genomic window includes:
- the LOC105605809 gene encoding serine/arginine-rich splicing factor 10-like has product MSWYLRPPNTSLFVRNVADNTRSGDLRREFGRYGPVVDVYVPLDFYTRRPRGFAYVQFEDVRDAEDALHNLDRKWICGRQIEIQFAQGDRKTPNQMKGKEGRNVYSSSRYDDYDRYRRSRSRSYDRRRSRSRSFDYNYRRSYSPRNSRPTGRPRRSRSHSDNDRFKHRNRSFSRSKSNSRSRSKSQPKKEMKAKSRSRSASHTKTRGTSKTDSKTHYKCGSRYEKESRKKEPPRSKSQSRSQSRSRSKSRSRSWTSPKSSGH; this is encoded by the coding sequence atgtcctggtacctgcGCCCCCCCAACACATCTCTCTTCGTGAGGAACGTGGCCGACAATACCAGGTCTGGAGACTTACGTCGGGAGTTTGGTCGTTATGGTCCTGTAGTTGATGTGTATGTTCCACTTGATTTCTACACTCGCCGTCCAAGAGGGTTTGCATATGTTCAATTTGAGGATGTTCGTGATGCTGAAGATGCTTTACATAATTTGGACAGAAAGTGGATTTGTGGACGCCAGATTGAAATACAGTTTGCACAGGGGGATCGAAAGACTCCAAATCAGATGAAAGGCAAGGAAGGGAGGAATGTGTATAGTTCTTCACGCTATGATGATTATGACAGATACAGACGTTCTAGAAGCCGAAGTTATGACAGAAGAAGATCAAGAAGTCGGTCCTTCGATTACAACTATAGAAGATCTTATAGTCCTAGAAACAGTAGACCGACTGGAAGACCACGGCGTAGCAGAAGCCATTCCGACAATGATAGATTCAAACACCGAAATCGATCTTTTTCAAGATCTAAATCCAATTCAAGATCACGGTCCAAGTCCCAGcccaagaaagaaatgaaggctAAATCACGTTCTAGGTCTGCATCTCACACCAAAACTAGAGGCACCTCTAAAACAGATTCCAAAACACATTATAAATGTGGCTCAAGATATGAAAAGGAATCAAGGAAAAAAGAACCACCTAGATCCAAATCTCAGTCAAGATCACAGTCTAGGTCTAGGTCAAAATCTAGGTCAAGGTCTTGGACTAGTCCTAAGTCCAGTGGCCACTGA